One Clostridia bacterium genomic region harbors:
- the hutH gene encoding histidine ammonia-lyase, whose amino-acid sequence MRKIELNGSDLTIDDVVDVAYGRAEVSLAINSYERMAQSRAVVEDCVKNHRVVYGITTGFGKFSDVSISEQDSKKLQKNLIMSHACGVGEPIEKAYVRAMMLLRINALSVGNSGISRPTIDALVALLNSEVTPFVPSKGSLGASGDLVPLAHMTLTLLGEGYAYYQGKKILASKALKLAKLQPIELTSKEGLALINGTQAMCSYSCICLYQAIRLNKIADIVASLTIEAERGITDAFDSRIQKLRNQDGQIETAKNILRLLKGSQRTTRQGQIRVQDAYTLRCVPQIHGASKDALKYCLRIVGNEVNAVTDNPIIFPETAEAYSGGNFHGQYLAMTLDFLGISLAELANVSERRIERLVNPQLSGLPAFLVKKGGLNSGFMIPQYVAASLVGENKIYAHPACVDSISSSANQEDHVSMGMTAARKTKVIVENVTNVLAIELLTASQAIDFGDASKALGKGTSVAYKAVREVVSFMNKDRIIYTDIEKCAELITSGKLLEAVEKAVGEL is encoded by the coding sequence ATGAGAAAAATTGAATTAAACGGAAGCGATTTAACTATTGACGACGTAGTCGACGTTGCTTATGGCAGAGCCGAAGTTAGCCTTGCAATTAACAGTTACGAGAGAATGGCGCAGAGCCGAGCCGTCGTAGAAGACTGCGTAAAAAATCATCGAGTAGTCTATGGCATTACTACGGGTTTTGGCAAGTTCTCCGACGTAAGTATTAGCGAGCAAGATAGTAAGAAATTGCAAAAAAATCTTATTATGAGTCACGCTTGCGGTGTTGGCGAACCCATCGAAAAGGCTTATGTAAGGGCTATGATGTTGCTTAGAATTAACGCTTTATCTGTGGGAAATTCGGGCATATCCCGTCCTACCATAGACGCTCTTGTCGCCCTGCTCAATAGTGAGGTAACGCCGTTTGTGCCGTCTAAGGGTTCGTTAGGGGCTTCTGGCGACCTAGTTCCGCTAGCTCACATGACATTGACATTATTAGGCGAAGGCTATGCGTATTATCAAGGCAAAAAAATATTAGCAAGCAAGGCTCTCAAACTTGCTAAACTTCAACCCATTGAGCTGACTTCGAAAGAAGGTCTTGCGTTGATTAACGGCACGCAAGCTATGTGTTCCTATTCTTGTATTTGTTTGTATCAAGCAATTCGACTTAACAAAATTGCCGACATTGTGGCAAGTTTAACTATCGAAGCCGAGCGTGGTATTACCGACGCATTTGATAGTCGTATACAAAAGTTACGCAACCAAGACGGTCAAATCGAAACTGCTAAGAATATTCTACGATTGTTAAAAGGTAGTCAACGCACAACTCGACAAGGACAAATTAGAGTTCAAGACGCCTATACCCTAAGGTGCGTTCCGCAAATACACGGCGCAAGCAAGGACGCCTTAAAGTACTGTTTGCGTATAGTTGGCAACGAAGTCAACGCCGTAACCGACAATCCTATTATTTTCCCCGAAACAGCCGAAGCTTATTCGGGCGGTAACTTTCACGGTCAGTATCTAGCTATGACGCTAGACTTTTTAGGCATTTCTCTTGCCGAACTTGCTAACGTTTCCGAAAGAAGAATTGAACGCTTAGTTAATCCTCAACTGTCGGGCTTGCCTGCTTTTTTGGTAAAGAAGGGCGGACTTAACAGTGGTTTTATGATACCTCAATATGTCGCCGCTTCGCTTGTCGGCGAGAATAAAATTTACGCTCACCCCGCTTGCGTAGATAGCATATCGTCTTCGGCTAATCAAGAAGACCACGTAAGTATGGGTATGACTGCGGCAAGAAAAACTAAGGTAATAGTTGAAAACGTTACTAACGTGCTTGCAATCGAATTACTTACCGCAAGCCAAGCTATTGACTTTGGCGATGCGTCTAAGGCGTTAGGCAAAGGTACTTCCGTAGCTTATAAAGCGGTTAGAGAAGTCGTTTCTTTTATGAATAAAGATAGAATAATATATACCGATATTGAAAAATGCGCCGAACTAATAACAAGCGGAAAGCTTCTTGAAGCGGTAGAAAAAGCCGTAGGCGAACTATAA